CATTCACGGAAGATGATGTCTTTCTTAATTTTATCCAGCTTGCGGTTTTGTTTTTAATTCCTGCTTTGTTTGAATTTGTGTTTTTATATTTGCTGCAGGCGACTCCGGGAAAGTGGTTCCTGGGATTGCGGGTGGTGCCGGCGGGGGATTATCAAAAGCCCTTGCATTGGTCGCAATGTGTGCTTCGTGCGCTCGCAGGCCGATTGAGTTTCTTTTTCTCGTGGGCCATTTATGCCTTGGCCTTCTTTCGCTACGATCGCACACATCTCTGTGACTGGGTGGCTGAGACTCGCGTGGTGCAAGCGACTCCCAGAGCGAATAAAGCCGAGCTGCGCTGGATTGTGGGCGTCATCTTCGTCCTTCTTTATGCTTATGAGGGACTTGTTTCTTCCCAAATGATTTTAAAATCAATTGATTGGTCTAATCGCCAGGCGAATTTGCGGGAAGTTTTCGACATTCAAGATTATGTCGATGTCACCTTTGAAGACTAAGCGGCCGGCTTCCATTTCTTAAAGATTTGCGTGGTGAGAATCAGATCCACTTCGCCATTACCTTTCATCGCATTATCACGAAGAACGCTGATCGCTTGGGTTGGCGTGCAAGTTTGTGCGCCTTCTTGCAGAGCGGTGAGTTCATGGAAGCGATAAGCCAAACTCATGAGCTTTCCAAACTCTGTTAAGTCGCTGCTTTCGGGCTGTTTGGGGAATCCTGTTCGTGCGCTGTTTTCGCGGTGCTGAGCAATCGCTTCAGAAATCTCTGGAGACAAAGGCACTTTTTTGCTCTTAACCATAATCACAGAGCGGTCGGGATAAAGTTTATACTGCGCGAGCTCTTCATCTGAGTACTTGCTGACAGGTTTATCGCCAACAGAGGCGGGAAGCTGCGCCAAGCCGACATTATGAAGAAGTCCGGCAATCGCGGCACTTTCACGCTTTTCCTGATTCCAGCCTAAGAGTTGCGCGAAGTAAGCGCCGTAAGCGGAAAGACAGATGCAGTCGTGATAGAGCGAACGCGTGTTGCCTGCGAAGCGAAAGATCTCTTCAAAGAGAGTCTCTGAATCCATGTCTTTGGTAAGTTCAAAATCGGCGACGATGCTTTTGCATTTTTCGTAAATCAGCTTTCCTTCCTGATAGTCCGTTGCGGCGCCATTCAGGAATTGCGTCATGATTTCATAGATCGCTTTTTTAGAGCGGTGAAACTTTTCGGTCATGGAAATCGGCAAAGGTTCGTTACGCTGACTCATGACCGTCCGGGCATACTCAAAAAACTCTTTCATCTGAGTTTTCTTGATGTACATCTGCTGTTTCAAGTTTTTGAATTTAAGAAGCTGTTTTTCTTCAACGCAATCGCCGTTTTTACGAATTAAGATCGAGCGCTGGTTAGCTGGAAGATGGCAGAAAACATCGAAGTTCACGTTTGTCTGGGCGTCCATATCGCGCAAATCCACAGGCATTAATGCTGTGATCGGCAGGCAGTCGCCTTCCATTTCAATCGGAGCGAGTTGCAAAACCATGTCGGAGATAAACTCACGGTCGAAATTGATGTGCATCAAGTGATCTGC
This region of Bdellovibrio sp. 22V genomic DNA includes:
- a CDS encoding RDD family protein, translating into MEFAYVPSTWKRFFAHGIDQLFILPFYLPFAGVFFRLAFTEDDVFLNFIQLAVLFLIPALFEFVFLYLLQATPGKWFLGLRVVPAGDYQKPLHWSQCVLRALAGRLSFFFSWAIYALAFFRYDRTHLCDWVAETRVVQATPRANKAELRWIVGVIFVLLYAYEGLVSSQMILKSIDWSNRQANLREVFDIQDYVDVTFED
- a CDS encoding HD domain-containing phosphohydrolase; this encodes MANPSGRTVDVLVASPRDSFWEAVAVILKGYYPYQLKHFRSVDDLLETTSSEDFSPILALIDGQDGTNKTNEWVQSAKMNYPNCPIIVLHSAEAPLDFNVVRKNGADHLMHINFDREFISDMVLQLAPIEMEGDCLPITALMPVDLRDMDAQTNVNFDVFCHLPANQRSILIRKNGDCVEEKQLLKFKNLKQQMYIKKTQMKEFFEYARTVMSQRNEPLPISMTEKFHRSKKAIYEIMTQFLNGAATDYQEGKLIYEKCKSIVADFELTKDMDSETLFEEIFRFAGNTRSLYHDCICLSAYGAYFAQLLGWNQEKRESAAIAGLLHNVGLAQLPASVGDKPVSKYSDEELAQYKLYPDRSVIMVKSKKVPLSPEISEAIAQHRENSARTGFPKQPESSDLTEFGKLMSLAYRFHELTALQEGAQTCTPTQAISVLRDNAMKGNGEVDLILTTQIFKKWKPAA